AGTCTCCGTGAGTACATGCCTCCACCTTATTGAGTTTAGAAGGCGTTTTTTTTCCTTGGTGCCTTTCGTCCCTTCTGACTCTTACACTTCTGCAGAGCTCCCTGAGCCATGGAGATAGGGATTTGCTGGAGACACCCCTGCATATTGTctaactgtggatctctgtgtttgttaTCATTGGCTGCAAAAGgatgttggggaatattattttaaggtgtgttacttttgcttatgttgcatttgtttaactctgcgaAGCTGTGTCACTgagcctgtctaaaacacctgatggtctaatgaAGCACTGAATggccaggcaggagagaggaagaggtggggctggcaggcagagaggataaataccAGAAGAAGACTGAGGATAGAGGaacaagagaagaaggaggagtaATTCGGGGCCAGCCACCCGGttacacagccagacatggagtaagaaggaaagaaaaggaatatagaaatagagaaagacaaaagccctGAGGCCAAAGgaagatgggataatttaagaaaagctggcaagaagcaagccaagctaaggctgggcattaaTAATTacgaataagtctccatgtgtgatttatttgggagctgcgtGATGGGCcctccaaaagagcaaagagcaaaagAGCTAAGAGTGAAACAACCAACAGCAGgaggaggcttctctgatgaaggctgaacAATGCAAGTGagcatagcagaatgtcattaggagtcattttattgctacattccttttGTAGaacagtaagtaagtaagtaactGTTTGTAGaacagttttgtttctttcctagGTGTCTGGGCTGTCTAGTCTTAGGCTGTCAGTCATCCAAGTGGTGTtgggcatgggttccatctcatagaataaatcaaatcagatattggatGGTTACTCCATCAAGTGCTTTGTGTCACTATTGTACTAGTGTATCTTGCTGACAGGACTCCGTTGTAAATTGAAGGGtataacatgataaataaaagacctagagacttgatatttgggttcaaacttcaagctgattattagaaaagcaaagcaactggccactagcttcttacctctacctcaggcagAAAGGGCTGAACCTGTCTCCgagagctctcaccaagcctcagactattGCCTCCtcttagtgtggctggagaatgaatgctcctatcttcagtgtggctgaagaatgaatgcctcctactgaatattGAAGACCCTGTTTCTTCTATCTTTTAGaaccctctagtgctgggattaaagacatgtgatccattgctcttttagactgatttaatcttgtgtattcctgtgtggacttaaactcagagagattgtCTAccccttaatcctgagtcctaggattaaaggtgtttaccaccacctgattagcttctggctgctgggtttaaaggtatgggcctggcttctatggcttatggctgactttgctttctgaatcctcaggcaagctttaataaatcacgaATACTGTATCACCACAGAAGGGTTTTTTTGAAATGctatttttgtttctcctttggtagtgtgtagagtaccttccagtaGACAATAAGATAAGCCAGTGATGGTGAAGGCTTTTGGTAGGAAACAATTCAACTTCTCCGTGTTCAGTGAGTTTTGGAGGTCTTATTTTCAACTACAGGGCCTTGATgccagtttgtggagagcaacctatagccTTAGTAACAGCCTGGTTTGTTTGAGGTTCCCATGGAACCCttttggtcaacaactcaattgGTTGTAATGCATTCCTGGTAATAAAGCTTCATTTGATGTTCTTTAGAACACctgtccaggtccttctggcttttagcGTCTCCactgaaaagtcaggtgtaactCTAGTAGGTCTTCCTTTGCATATTATTTGGTACCTTTCCCTTGCAgttattaatattctttcttgttctgcatgtttagtgttttacttattatgtgtcatagggaatttcttttctggtctattatgtgttctgtatgctttttgTACCTTGATAGGCACTACCTTCTTTAcattgggaaatttttcttctataattttgctgaaaatatttccGAGCCTTTGGCccaggtttcttctccttcctctattcctactaTTCTTAAATtgggtcttttcatagtgtccagatttcctagatgttttgtgCCTAGATGTTTtcggatttaacattttctttgactgaggtatccgtttcttctatcttgttttcaatgtctgagattctctcttccatctcttgtattctgttggtgaggcttgcctctgaggtACAAGcttgaattcctaaatttttcatttccaaatttcCCTCCGCTTGGGTTTTCTTggttgattctatttccactttcagatcttgacctgttttcttcatttcctttcactgtgtgcttgtgttttcatagacttcttttagggatttattcatttcctctttagggCCCTCTAACATATTCATAGAGCCTATTTTAAGGTCtctgtcttgtgcttcagctatgttgcatTTCTCAGGGCCTACTGTAGTAGGGTGGCTGGGCTCTAGTCAAGACATACTGTCCTGGTTTTTATTGACTGTGATTTTAAGCTgttgtctaggcatctgggtttggtaagattgtaattctaggtgctgatatatggccttgtctttgttgggtgggtgttttgttccctGGTTCTGTTGCCCTTTGTGATTCTTAGGGAGAGTATGGTGACTGTGTGGACTGGTAGGGAATGCTTCTGGGAGTCTGCTAGTTGTGGCCACTGGGTGTTCcctgtaaaatgtgtttctattgTTATTGGGAACGGATACTTAGGAATGTGGGTAGGCTAGTAGGATTGGGCTGAGGGGGCCCACAGGAGGAAGGAAAGTTGTGTTCTACTAGGATCTGTTTAGTTCCCTGGGAATGgggggcagagagtgaggagaaccacagcaggtggtctgctacaTAGCTTGTATAAGACTGTGGCACTGGACTTGGAGAGGAGGGCAAAGAGCTGTAGCGAGCTCACCTACCTGTTTTGCTGCCCTACTCGTTTCTCCAATAGGCAATAGGCGAGGATGGCGGGTttccagggaatgcctgctggagttggagGTTTTGACAATGGGCTAAGTGGGGAGGAAGGTTGCAGAACATTGGCATGATCCACTGGTGATGGGGGCAGAGGGAAATGCAGAGCTGGAGATTAGActggggattggatttggaggagaagagggagaggtgaagatctgtaGTTATCCTACTTGTAAAGCAGAGTAAGGTGTAGAAAAGAATATTAGACATTGCTTGGTTGACTTACTTAGTGGCTTACTGAAAGCATTACTTGTACTGCCTGTTTGCCAACCATGACTTCACTTGCTACCTGGAACAGAGTGACCTGGGGAAATAGATGAAACAATGGGCCATTGCCCTGAACAACTGCCATGTAGGCTTCTGTAAACACTTACTTGCTTGCATGACCTACCTTGTGGTTTTAGAGTATGAAATGAGAATACAAACTAGATGCAGCATTGAAGCCTCTCTGGAGAGATTCTGGCTTAGGTCCACTGATGACATCACCTCTCTCTATTCTCACCAGTGTAAGAGCCCTTATTCCAGAAGGATTCTGGAAACATCTGctttcctggcctctgtgccCAGAAGGTTCCCTGGGAATGACCATTGGAATGGGGAATAGGATGAGAGGATAAGTGTGGGCAGGAAGGTTGAAAGAGAAGATCTTGGTGAACCACTGGAgatgggtgtgtggggtgggggcggAGCACAGCAGTTGGTCTGCTGCAGAGCCAGAGGTAAAGGTGATATCTGCAGTTAGTCTtatctgcttccttccttttcatttattctttacaaATAGCtaattaaatgttattttgaagACCCTCATCATCAACAAAACCCCAATTATTTATTAggttaaaatgtgtttatatagGGAAaatcaatactttttttttctcttatataatttttattttatgttcattggtgttttgactgcatgtatgtctgtgccagggtgccagattccctggaactggagttacagataggtgggagcagccatgtgggtgctgggaattgaaccctggttctctggaagaacagccagtgttcttaacccctgagccatctctctagtccctgaaAATCAATACTTCTTAGTTTATTGTTTTGAATATGTCTTATTATTTTATGCTGGGAATTTTACCCAAGTCTTCTGGctatatttatataattgtaaCTGGAATTCAAGGtggagaatgaaaagaaatgaaaaaccttcggggaaataaaaatcaaaattatatcTCTATTCTCCTagctttaaatacatttttattaacagAATAATTGAGGTGATTGTTCTGGAATAATatgcagagaaagagaatgagtgATATAGCTTCAGAAATATATAGGACACATGAAATATATGTCACCTTTTCATATGCAAATAACGTGGTGGAATGATTAGTCTGggaattttattgaaaaatattttctacatataGAACTCAACTCTTCACACTTTGATAGTTTATATTATTCTTACTTTACATTATACAGTACAAATGcactttggaaaagaaaacacactagATAGTACACATACAGTGGAAATAGGAATTCAGAAGTCTCTTGTTAGGGGTTACAGATAAATTTTAGTAAGTGGGCTAATTCATCAACATGGAATCCCTAGATGTTGACAATCAACTGCACTCTCACCCTAATAGGCGTTGATATGTACTTAGGACTTGGCAGTTGCTGAAGAATCTTCAACTGCCTTTCCAGTGttgcaaaagaaaaggaaaaagcaaaacacttctaTTTAAACACTTCTATTTAAGGCAATGTTAGTGAAAAGAAGATGGCTTTAGAAACCCCCTCTGTAGTTTTGATTTCATAACTGCAAACACACATCTGTAGGCTTAGCAGAGAACTGGAGGAAGAAGTCACTAAAAACTCAGAGCTCAGTTGTACAGTCctagttgttctctctctcctctctctctctctctctctctctctctctctctctctctctctctctctcagcagctTAAGTTTTATTGTGAAAACCTGAAAGTTTCTGTTGTTCAAAAGTTATAAAAAACTTACATTGCTCATGTGTCGGCTCTCCCTATTTTGAAGAGCCCTTTCTGACCGCCTCACTAGGACGTCAGTATGTTCACTGAGCCCTCTGCAGCTGAGTCTGTGCTGTCAGGCCACCTAAGAGTCTCCATCTTTGTCATCCAAGTCAGTGCCAGTATCTAGATCCTCCTcactgtcttccttccctttgcaGCTTCTGTGGTTGGAACCTTGATTTTCAGTATTTACTGAAGTTTTGGGTTCTTTATTAAATGGAATAATGatgtcttctttcttcccacaTTTTGCACAAACTTCAAGTTCACAGGCACATGGTCTACACACAATGTGGTAAGAGTCCTTCACTGTCTTTTGCAAATATTTAATACACTTCTTAGGTTTTGACAGTGGTTTGTACTTGCTGTATTTTACATACCACTCAAGAACTTCTTTGCAGCGCTGACATACTCCATCATGAAGTTTTGCATTAATTTTCTTGGTCTGAACACTCTTATCGAACTTGTTATTTTTGAAAGTGAACATATACTGGTGCTTCTGAGGCCTGGACCAAGTCACATTGCCTTTCTGGGAACTTATCACCAAATCACAAGCACCTCAAATTGGTGCAGCCCGTCAGTTACAGGAAAGAGGCTagttgttctttgtttatttgtgtgtatgtgtgtttctgtgagcctttgtatatgtatgtgtgccactgtTAACTCCCGGTGGCCAGACAACACCTGGAAGGTGGTTCTCTGCTTTCACTTTGTGACTCCACAGATTAGAACTCAGGCCATCGGGCTTGGAGACAGGCACTTTAACCTTCTGATCCATCTCGCCTGCACACTAGTTCTTTCTATCTGAAGAAATTATAGAAAAACTTGAAGCAGTTCAATATAGCTCAAAATGTTTGCTCCACATTCTAAGGTATCTACTTGG
This DNA window, taken from Cricetulus griseus strain 17A/GY chromosome 2, alternate assembly CriGri-PICRH-1.0, whole genome shotgun sequence, encodes the following:
- the LOC100753643 gene encoding uncharacterized protein C9orf85 homolog isoform X2 → MDQKVKVPVSKPDGLSSNLWSHKVKAENHLPGACDLVISSQKGNVTWSRPQKHQYMFTFKNNKFDKSVQTKKINAKLHDGVCQRCKEVLEWYVKYSKYKPLSKPKKCIKYLQKTVKDSYHIVCRPCACELEVCAKCGKKEDIIIPFNKEPKTSVNTENQGSNHRSCKGKEDSEEDLDTGTDLDDKDGDS